A region of Salinibacter sp. 10B DNA encodes the following proteins:
- a CDS encoding peptidylprolyl isomerase — MRISPLFNRLVHCLGLSVAALALVLTGCGSGGSSSSNGVPYQVGDPLSDSTLAVVVSSQYGSDTLTARQYQRRSKMQMQRLSPNQRNSDTLQSIHRDLVRRFAGGHMLRGKAQAEDVAVDSAQVNRRLQQIKQRYQNQAQLKKQLAQNNMTMDSLRSYIAEQLQTQALQQQMADNAEEPTSSEVESYSQENRRIRAQHILLRAGQNAPQSKVDSARQAATALIDSAQAGADFGALARRHSEGPSASEGGDLGFFTKDQMVDSFSKAAFALADSGDIASEPVRTRYGFHVIRLTNAGEPMDTSKARQQMMQERRKQAVDTEVEKLMQDATVRVHPDVVQAGLYEE; from the coding sequence ATGCGTATATCTCCTTTGTTCAATCGACTTGTTCACTGCCTCGGCCTATCGGTCGCGGCCCTCGCCCTTGTCCTGACCGGTTGCGGCTCAGGAGGGTCGAGCTCCAGCAACGGCGTACCCTACCAGGTAGGCGACCCCCTCTCTGACAGCACGCTCGCTGTGGTCGTCTCGTCCCAGTACGGTTCCGATACGCTGACGGCCCGCCAGTACCAGCGCCGGTCGAAGATGCAGATGCAGCGCCTCTCGCCCAATCAGCGCAATTCGGACACGCTCCAGTCCATCCACCGCGACCTCGTCCGCCGCTTCGCTGGTGGACACATGCTTCGCGGCAAGGCCCAGGCAGAGGACGTAGCGGTGGACAGTGCCCAGGTCAACCGGCGCCTCCAGCAAATCAAGCAGCGCTACCAGAACCAGGCCCAGCTCAAGAAGCAGCTTGCGCAGAACAACATGACGATGGACTCCCTGCGCAGCTACATTGCTGAGCAGTTGCAGACGCAGGCCCTCCAGCAGCAAATGGCGGACAACGCTGAGGAGCCCACCTCCTCCGAGGTCGAGTCGTATAGCCAGGAGAACCGCCGCATCCGCGCCCAACACATTCTGCTTCGGGCGGGGCAGAACGCGCCGCAGTCGAAGGTCGACTCGGCCCGTCAGGCCGCCACCGCTCTCATCGACAGCGCACAGGCCGGAGCCGACTTTGGGGCCCTTGCGCGGCGGCACAGCGAAGGCCCGTCGGCCAGCGAGGGCGGCGATCTCGGCTTCTTCACGAAAGACCAGATGGTGGACTCGTTCTCGAAGGCGGCCTTTGCCCTCGCCGATTCCGGCGACATCGCATCGGAGCCGGTCCGCACCCGATACGGCTTTCACGTCATCCGGCTCACCAACGCCGGCGAACCGATGGACACGAGCAAGGCGCGTCAGCAAATGATGCAGGAGCGGCGCAAACAGGCCGTGGACACGGAGGTCGAGAAGCTCATGCAGGACGCGACCGTGCGGGTCCACCCCGACGTCGTGCAAGCCGGCCTTTATGAGGAGTAA
- a CDS encoding basic secretory protein-like protein, producing the protein MRYRLSAAALLIALVAGLVLAPTVDAQYFGRNRVQYEEFDFKTLETDHFIFHFYPAEEAAVRDAARMAERWYDRHSQVFLHRFDEKKPIIFYANDADFQQTNVAQQAIGPGTGGFTESIRERVVMPFSASYGETNHVLGHELIHSFQYDLALNADSLNIRLQNLPTWLVEGMAEYLSVGRRSSHTAMWMRDAVRRDTMPTFEQLNNPRAYFPYRYGQAYLAYIAGKYGDQAVTDLFKRGGQVGLDSAYTELFGMKPDSLTKEWAQATRDTYRPLMKGRTSPDSLGTTVLGPKTTGAKTNVGPVLSPDGRYVAYISAEQLFGFNLYVADAQTGEVIAKLDRAGTTQHFNALRFISSAGTWSPDGRRLAFVSSAQGDNQLTIWNVQTEEIERSIQIKNVTALKNPAWSPDGSRIAFSGTEGGISDLYVLNLKTDAVRQLTNDRYAYLQPTWAPSGETIAVTTDRAETDLDLLAPSSNMDLGFIDVESTEVTVREPFGDALHHNPQFSPDGESLYFISDQDGFKDVYRLNRARGDLHRVTHLKTGVSGISALSPAMSVAAQNGEMMLSVYGGGGYTGVRLGTDALQGTPLPQTTAEGPLRAPSDAGDADTTTAGVLPPISALGTGLVAQNLADARTGLPPASPDYNVHDYDPSLSLEAISPPQAGVSIGGRYGSQVGGGIGFRFGDMLGHQTLTVSVLARGTLRDIGGGVSYINRRGQRNWGGSLRHRPIVYGSNNIPISNESGLVAGYASVVRRAYLTSSGAFTSYPLDPTRRFEFGLGATRYGFGLNVREIGIRQDLTVDDVNQLLGEQVFQERAPAYLANASVAYVRDFSVNGLTGPIQGGRWRLEVAPAVGEQSFVTARADLRRYLYANPVTFAFQGLHVGNYGAEFGDGLGIGNEYIGYPYGQGFVRGYGVQSISNGIREAEKGCTPVQNDPTRSQCAEIDRLFGTRSLTARAEARVPLLGPESVSLIPFRYVPTTLAAFTDAGVAWTEDQAPDFQFTTDSPKTNIPVVSTGLTARFNILGSLLLEAYYARPFQRGDTTWTWGFRISPGF; encoded by the coding sequence ATGCGATACCGGCTCTCAGCTGCCGCCCTGCTGATCGCCCTTGTCGCGGGCCTCGTGCTTGCCCCGACAGTCGACGCACAGTACTTCGGACGCAACCGCGTCCAGTACGAGGAATTCGATTTTAAAACCCTGGAGACGGATCATTTTATTTTCCACTTTTACCCGGCCGAAGAAGCAGCGGTGCGCGACGCTGCCCGCATGGCCGAGCGGTGGTACGATCGCCACTCACAGGTCTTTCTGCACCGCTTCGACGAGAAGAAGCCAATCATTTTCTACGCCAACGACGCCGATTTTCAGCAAACGAACGTGGCCCAGCAAGCCATTGGGCCGGGCACGGGGGGCTTTACGGAATCCATCCGGGAGCGGGTGGTGATGCCCTTCTCAGCCTCGTACGGCGAGACGAACCATGTCCTGGGCCACGAGCTGATCCACTCCTTCCAGTATGATCTCGCCCTCAATGCGGATAGCCTCAACATTCGCCTCCAGAATCTGCCGACGTGGCTGGTCGAGGGCATGGCCGAATACCTGTCGGTAGGCCGCCGCAGCAGTCACACGGCCATGTGGATGCGCGATGCCGTGCGCCGCGACACGATGCCCACCTTCGAGCAGCTCAACAATCCGCGCGCCTACTTCCCGTACCGCTACGGGCAGGCGTATCTTGCCTATATCGCCGGAAAGTACGGCGACCAGGCCGTGACGGATCTCTTCAAGCGGGGCGGGCAGGTCGGCCTGGATTCGGCCTACACAGAGCTTTTTGGAATGAAGCCGGATTCGCTGACGAAGGAGTGGGCCCAGGCCACACGCGACACCTATCGTCCGCTCATGAAGGGCCGAACCTCCCCAGACTCGCTCGGAACGACCGTTCTCGGCCCCAAGACGACCGGAGCGAAGACGAATGTGGGCCCGGTTCTGAGCCCGGACGGGCGCTACGTGGCCTACATCTCCGCCGAACAGCTCTTCGGCTTCAACCTGTACGTGGCCGACGCCCAGACCGGCGAGGTGATCGCGAAACTGGACCGCGCCGGGACGACGCAGCACTTCAACGCACTGCGCTTCATCAGCTCGGCGGGAACGTGGTCGCCCGATGGGCGTCGCCTCGCGTTTGTCAGCTCTGCCCAGGGCGACAACCAGCTTACAATCTGGAACGTGCAGACGGAGGAAATTGAACGCAGCATCCAGATAAAGAACGTAACGGCCCTTAAGAATCCCGCGTGGTCCCCCGATGGATCCCGAATTGCATTCTCGGGCACCGAGGGGGGAATCAGCGACCTCTACGTGCTGAACCTGAAGACCGATGCGGTCCGTCAGCTTACGAACGACCGCTACGCCTACCTTCAGCCAACCTGGGCCCCCAGCGGCGAGACCATTGCCGTCACGACCGACCGCGCGGAGACCGACCTCGACCTGCTGGCCCCCTCCTCAAACATGGATCTCGGCTTCATCGACGTCGAAAGCACCGAGGTCACCGTGCGCGAGCCGTTCGGGGATGCCCTCCATCACAATCCGCAGTTTTCCCCAGATGGGGAAAGCCTGTACTTTATCAGCGATCAGGACGGGTTCAAGGACGTGTACCGACTGAACCGGGCCCGTGGCGACCTGCATCGTGTCACGCACCTCAAAACGGGAGTCAGCGGCATCTCGGCCCTGTCGCCCGCCATGTCGGTCGCCGCGCAAAACGGCGAGATGATGTTGTCGGTCTACGGCGGAGGCGGCTATACCGGCGTGCGGCTCGGGACCGACGCTCTTCAGGGAACGCCGCTGCCACAAACGACGGCGGAGGGGCCACTGCGGGCCCCATCCGATGCAGGGGACGCCGATACGACAACCGCCGGCGTATTGCCGCCCATTTCGGCCCTCGGCACCGGCCTCGTGGCGCAGAATCTGGCGGATGCACGAACGGGCCTCCCTCCTGCCTCGCCCGATTACAATGTCCACGACTACGATCCGTCGCTCTCCCTGGAAGCGATCTCCCCTCCGCAGGCTGGCGTATCGATCGGGGGGCGATACGGAAGCCAGGTGGGGGGAGGGATCGGCTTCCGATTCGGTGACATGCTGGGACACCAGACGCTCACGGTTTCGGTGCTGGCCCGCGGCACACTTCGAGACATTGGGGGAGGGGTATCATACATCAATCGACGCGGCCAGCGGAACTGGGGAGGATCGCTGCGGCACCGTCCCATTGTGTATGGATCAAACAACATCCCCATCTCAAACGAGTCCGGCCTCGTTGCCGGGTATGCAAGCGTGGTGCGCCGGGCCTACCTCACGTCCAGCGGCGCCTTTACCTCTTATCCTTTGGATCCAACCCGTCGGTTTGAATTCGGATTGGGCGCCACCCGTTACGGGTTTGGCCTCAACGTGCGTGAAATCGGCATCCGGCAGGACCTCACCGTCGACGACGTAAACCAACTCCTAGGAGAACAGGTCTTTCAGGAGCGGGCCCCCGCCTATCTCGCTAACGCGAGTGTAGCGTACGTGCGCGACTTTTCGGTAAATGGCCTGACCGGGCCCATCCAAGGCGGACGCTGGCGTCTGGAGGTGGCCCCGGCTGTTGGAGAGCAAAGTTTCGTGACTGCCCGGGCGGACCTCCGGCGCTACCTCTACGCCAACCCAGTCACCTTTGCATTTCAGGGCCTCCACGTGGGCAACTATGGGGCCGAGTTTGGGGACGGGCTCGGGATTGGCAACGAGTACATCGGGTATCCGTACGGTCAGGGCTTCGTGCGGGGCTATGGCGTGCAGTCCATCTCCAACGGCATCCGGGAGGCGGAGAAGGGGTGTACGCCGGTCCAGAATGATCCAACCCGCTCGCAGTGTGCCGAAATCGACCGTCTCTTCGGGACGCGCTCCCTCACCGCTCGGGCCGAAGCCCGGGTGCCCCTTCTCGGCCCGGAATCGGTTAGTCTCATCCCTTTTCGGTACGTGCCAACCACACTCGCAGCCTTTACCGATGCCGGAGTCGCCTGGACCGAAGACCAGGCCCCGGACTTCCAGTTTACAACCGACAGCCCCAAAACGAACATTCCCGTGGTGAGTACCGGCCTCACAGCCCGCTTCAACATCCTGGGGAGCCTGTTGCTGGAGGCCTATTACGCCCGGCCGTTCCAGCGCGGCGACACCACCTGGACGTGGGGCTTTCGCATCTCTCCCGGCTTCTAA
- a CDS encoding UPF0182 family protein — translation MSLLRSSRTFQILLGILGVILTTLLVAPELLVEYLWLGELGYEGVFWTIRSTQVLLFLLVFVIAGLYFGGNFNVLLRRIPPLWASRWAQGGEAPDLGGEPLTRARLKRFAYVVAGVLSLLFATGFSGRWDDLLRFWYAGSYGTSDPVFGHDLAFHMLELPFIQAMQSALVGLVFLGLLALGTGYVMAGEIGVQNGQFKVKSGPLRHLGANLIVLLLGWAWGFYLDRYEMLQEGGSGAVYGAGYTDVNVMIPALWLMIVATLALVAIVAYNLYRENLRLLGIGVLGYVVLLVGGLVVAPTLVTQLTVLPNELEVERPYLEHNIELTREAFDLNKVQETSYPARPNLTTQDIENNEETIENVRLWDPRLLIDTYKQLQQIRTYYEFYDVDVDRYDINGEYRQVMLSARELTQQLPQGSNNWVNRHLQYTHGYGSVANLVARQGTEGSPEFLVKDLPPVASDSNLAVDNPAIYYGERVPTYRLVTTTAQELDYPKGDENVYTTYDGTGGVNIGSFWRQLLFSYYTGDFNILLTDYLTDDSQIQFWNSLSERVRRVAPFLQFDGDPYFVLSDKRQYWIQDAYTTSRSFPYAEPIRDQRGYEGTQYIRNSVKIVVDAYNGDVSLYVTDPDDPIIQTYQDIFPDLFQPLSAMPEDLRSHIRYPQDLFEMQIERYKRYHMTQPQIFYNNEDLWTRPNEQYAGRQRKMEPYYIMTKLPGSDRQQFMLMTPMTPENRDNMIGWIAAKSDAPNYGELVVYNLPKERLIFGPNQIESRIDQDTEISQQLSLWDQRGSNVVRGNLIVVPIEESFLYVEPIFLIAENIQIPQMQRVIVAYGDRVAMEPTLRQSLNTVMGEQVVEPRRQRALASMQRAATAAQAAAPQRIEELERAKELIQEARDALQSGDFAQFGNRFNELEEVLSNVPVADTTTAPAPATPAPTTPAPADTVAATEAGTP, via the coding sequence ATGTCTCTTTTGCGATCAAGTCGCACCTTCCAGATCCTTCTGGGAATTCTCGGGGTCATTCTGACCACTCTACTGGTGGCGCCGGAGCTACTCGTGGAATATCTTTGGCTGGGGGAACTGGGCTACGAAGGGGTGTTTTGGACCATCCGGTCCACTCAGGTGCTGCTGTTCCTGCTCGTGTTCGTCATCGCTGGCCTCTACTTCGGGGGAAACTTCAACGTCCTCCTCCGCCGCATTCCGCCGTTGTGGGCTTCCCGCTGGGCGCAGGGCGGAGAGGCGCCCGATCTTGGAGGGGAGCCCCTTACCCGCGCTCGCCTCAAGCGCTTTGCGTACGTCGTTGCTGGGGTGCTGAGCCTCCTCTTTGCGACTGGCTTTTCGGGGCGTTGGGACGACCTTCTGCGGTTCTGGTATGCCGGCTCTTACGGCACGTCCGATCCCGTCTTCGGCCACGATCTGGCGTTCCACATGCTAGAGCTGCCCTTCATTCAGGCAATGCAAAGCGCCCTTGTCGGGCTGGTTTTTCTGGGCCTTCTGGCACTGGGCACCGGCTACGTGATGGCGGGCGAGATCGGCGTGCAGAACGGTCAGTTTAAGGTCAAGTCCGGGCCGCTGCGCCACCTGGGCGCCAACCTCATTGTGCTGTTGCTGGGATGGGCCTGGGGCTTTTATCTTGATCGATACGAGATGCTTCAGGAAGGGGGCAGTGGGGCCGTCTATGGCGCTGGGTATACCGACGTGAATGTGATGATTCCGGCGCTGTGGCTCATGATTGTGGCGACACTCGCACTGGTCGCCATCGTGGCGTACAATCTGTACCGCGAAAACCTGCGCCTTCTGGGCATCGGCGTGCTCGGATACGTGGTGCTGTTGGTGGGCGGGCTTGTCGTGGCCCCAACCCTCGTGACCCAGCTCACGGTGCTGCCGAACGAGCTGGAGGTGGAGCGCCCCTATCTGGAACACAACATCGAGCTCACGCGCGAGGCGTTCGATCTCAATAAGGTGCAGGAAACCTCCTATCCGGCCCGGCCCAACCTCACGACCCAGGACATTGAGAACAATGAGGAGACGATCGAAAACGTGCGGCTGTGGGACCCGCGTCTGCTGATTGACACCTACAAGCAACTCCAACAGATCCGGACCTACTACGAGTTTTACGATGTGGATGTCGACCGGTACGACATCAACGGGGAGTACCGGCAGGTCATGCTCTCGGCCCGTGAGTTGACCCAGCAGTTGCCGCAGGGCTCCAACAACTGGGTGAACCGTCATCTGCAGTACACGCACGGCTACGGCTCCGTGGCAAACCTCGTGGCACGACAGGGCACCGAGGGGTCGCCTGAGTTTCTGGTGAAGGACCTGCCGCCTGTGGCCAGCGACTCGAACCTCGCGGTGGACAACCCGGCCATCTACTACGGCGAGCGGGTGCCGACCTATCGGCTCGTGACTACCACTGCGCAGGAGCTGGACTATCCAAAGGGCGACGAAAACGTCTACACCACCTACGACGGGACGGGGGGCGTGAACATCGGCAGCTTCTGGCGGCAGCTCCTCTTTTCCTACTACACGGGGGATTTCAACATCCTGCTCACCGATTATCTCACCGACGACAGCCAGATCCAGTTCTGGAACAGCCTCAGTGAGCGGGTGCGCCGCGTAGCGCCGTTCCTCCAGTTTGACGGCGATCCGTACTTTGTGCTCAGCGACAAGCGGCAGTACTGGATTCAGGACGCTTATACCACGTCTCGCTCGTTCCCTTATGCGGAACCGATCCGCGATCAGCGCGGCTATGAGGGGACCCAGTACATTCGCAACTCGGTGAAGATCGTGGTGGATGCGTACAACGGCGACGTGTCTCTGTACGTTACCGATCCGGACGATCCCATCATCCAGACCTATCAGGACATTTTTCCGGATCTCTTCCAGCCGCTGAGTGCGATGCCGGAAGACCTGCGCAGCCACATTCGCTATCCGCAGGACCTCTTTGAGATGCAGATTGAGCGGTACAAGCGATACCACATGACGCAGCCGCAGATCTTTTACAACAACGAGGACCTGTGGACACGTCCCAACGAGCAGTACGCGGGACGGCAGCGCAAGATGGAGCCCTACTACATCATGACGAAGCTGCCCGGGAGCGATCGTCAGCAGTTTATGCTGATGACGCCGATGACGCCCGAAAACCGGGACAACATGATTGGCTGGATCGCCGCAAAATCCGACGCGCCCAACTATGGCGAGTTGGTGGTCTACAATCTACCGAAGGAGCGACTCATCTTTGGGCCGAACCAGATCGAGTCGCGGATCGACCAGGACACGGAAATCTCGCAGCAGCTCTCCCTGTGGGATCAGCGTGGATCGAACGTGGTGCGGGGGAACCTCATCGTGGTGCCCATTGAGGAATCCTTCCTCTACGTGGAGCCCATCTTCCTCATTGCCGAAAACATTCAGATCCCGCAGATGCAGCGGGTGATCGTGGCGTACGGCGATCGAGTGGCCATGGAGCCGACCCTGCGACAGTCGCTCAATACAGTGATGGGCGAACAGGTGGTGGAGCCGCGTCGGCAGCGGGCGCTCGCGAGTATGCAGCGAGCGGCGACTGCTGCTCAAGCCGCAGCCCCGCAACGCATTGAGGAGCTGGAGCGAGCGAAGGAGCTCATCCAGGAGGCCCGTGATGCACTCCAGAGTGGGGACTTCGCGCAGTTTGGCAACCGGTTCAACGAGCTCGAAGAGGTGCTGAGCAACGTGCCGGTGGCGGATACGACTACCGCGCCGGCGCCTGCGACTCCGGCACCAACGACGCCGGCACCGGCAGACACGGTGGCGGCGACGGAGGCCGGGACGCCCTAG
- a CDS encoding DUF5996 family protein — translation MTLYVTCRGLTTSPMPHGNRRFHIDFDFIDHKLHIGDDQGAKRSFPLEPMSVATFYRTTMTTLQEMALGVDIWPVPLVDRASGQSN, via the coding sequence GTGACGCTATACGTCACCTGCCGAGGACTCACCACCTCTCCCATGCCGCACGGCAACCGACGTTTCCATATCGACTTCGATTTCATCGACCACAAGCTCCACATCGGCGATGATCAGGGGGCGAAACGGTCGTTTCCCCTCGAACCGATGTCGGTCGCCACCTTCTACCGGACCACAATGACCACACTTCAAGAAATGGCCCTGGGAGTCGATATTTGGCCCGTCCCACTCGTAGACCGGGCGAGTGGTCAGTCAAACTGA
- a CDS encoding ABC transporter ATP-binding protein — protein sequence MSDIDNESRESTLTILKKLGRVLAPYKTRVVALALLISFSAALEAVGPQFVRYAFDTVIPQGEMQLFLWFGLAFAGFYLFRAVVEYGGMFWSFALTQQVVSDVRMQAYEHLLKLPVSRFADEQSGSLSSRVVNDPNALEGMIQAAASRLSGQLVAILVVAVILVSMSWTLALVNLVVLPLLAAITYYYQDPLRQASRDIRETVARMTAASTEAISNIRVVKAFVSEDQERERFGEQNQTYVDLNLDRRKDVGAMEGLINITANYGIGALLLVGGWMTANGSLTIGELTAFIMYQRQLQGPIKSVMFFNDKLQAGMAALERLSDLTSTAPEDGGDKTDVPVGTVALEQVRFTYPEADEPALKGLSLQIEPGDTAALVGSSGAGKSTAASLIGRFWDPQEGRVTIDGQDLRSFDLNALRQRIALVPQAPTLFSGTVAENVRYADPTASAEAVRRAGKMANAHDFIQRLPKGYETQIGERGVRLSGGQKQRVAIARAILKDAQILLLDEATSDLDSESEAVIQDALDGLFARGQRLTSIVIAHRLSTIEDADTIFVLEEGRLVEAGSHDELLTLDGRYAELRALQRRDADSVPLGSSESIA from the coding sequence ATGTCCGACATTGACAACGAGTCCAGGGAATCGACCCTCACCATTCTGAAAAAGCTCGGGCGTGTGCTGGCGCCGTACAAGACCCGCGTCGTAGCCTTAGCCCTCCTCATTAGCTTCTCGGCGGCACTGGAGGCAGTGGGGCCGCAGTTTGTGCGGTATGCCTTCGACACGGTCATCCCACAGGGAGAAATGCAACTCTTTCTCTGGTTCGGCCTCGCGTTTGCGGGCTTCTATCTGTTTCGAGCGGTGGTGGAGTACGGGGGAATGTTCTGGAGCTTCGCCCTCACCCAGCAGGTGGTGAGTGACGTGCGCATGCAGGCCTACGAGCATCTCCTCAAGCTCCCCGTCTCCCGCTTTGCCGATGAACAGTCGGGCTCTCTGAGCTCACGGGTGGTAAACGATCCCAATGCCCTGGAAGGCATGATTCAGGCCGCGGCCTCCCGCCTGTCGGGCCAGCTCGTCGCCATCCTGGTCGTGGCCGTCATTTTGGTCTCGATGAGCTGGACCCTCGCCCTCGTGAACCTGGTCGTGCTCCCCCTCCTGGCCGCTATCACGTACTACTACCAGGACCCGCTCCGCCAGGCCTCCCGCGATATTCGAGAGACGGTGGCCCGCATGACGGCCGCCTCCACGGAAGCGATCTCTAACATCCGCGTGGTGAAGGCCTTTGTAAGCGAAGACCAGGAGCGCGAGCGCTTCGGCGAACAGAACCAGACGTACGTTGACCTCAACCTGGACCGACGGAAGGACGTGGGGGCGATGGAGGGCCTCATCAACATCACTGCCAACTACGGCATCGGAGCCCTACTGCTCGTAGGGGGCTGGATGACGGCCAACGGCAGTCTCACGATTGGAGAGCTCACGGCCTTCATCATGTACCAGCGACAGCTACAGGGCCCAATCAAGTCGGTTATGTTCTTCAACGATAAGCTGCAGGCTGGGATGGCGGCCCTGGAGCGACTGTCGGACCTCACAAGTACGGCCCCGGAAGACGGCGGAGACAAAACGGACGTCCCCGTTGGAACAGTGGCCCTGGAACAGGTCCGATTTACGTATCCGGAGGCCGACGAGCCGGCCTTGAAAGGGCTATCCCTTCAGATCGAGCCGGGAGATACGGCCGCCCTCGTCGGCTCGTCCGGCGCCGGAAAGAGTACAGCCGCCAGCCTCATTGGACGCTTTTGGGATCCCCAAGAAGGCCGCGTCACGATCGACGGACAGGATCTGAGATCGTTCGACCTGAACGCCCTCCGGCAACGCATTGCTCTCGTCCCGCAGGCCCCCACGCTCTTCTCTGGCACAGTGGCCGAGAACGTCCGCTACGCCGATCCCACCGCATCCGCAGAGGCCGTGCGACGGGCCGGCAAGATGGCCAACGCCCACGACTTCATCCAGCGCCTCCCGAAAGGCTATGAGACCCAAATCGGCGAGCGCGGCGTGCGTCTGTCTGGGGGACAGAAGCAACGGGTAGCCATCGCCCGTGCCATCCTCAAGGATGCGCAGATTCTTCTGTTGGATGAAGCTACGTCCGACCTCGACAGCGAATCGGAAGCCGTAATCCAGGACGCCCTCGACGGTCTCTTTGCTCGCGGTCAGCGACTCACGTCGATTGTGATTGCTCATCGGCTCAGTACCATTGAGGACGCTGATACGATCTTTGTTCTGGAAGAGGGCCGACTGGTCGAGGCCGGATCCCACGATGAATTATTGACCCTAGATGGTCGCTACGCAGAACTCCGGGCGTTGCAACGCCGCGACGCAGACTCCGTCCCCCTCGGATCGAGTGAGAGCATCGCATAG
- a CDS encoding sugar phosphate isomerase/epimerase has product MTVGIFAKTFDRETVEATFDAVRAQGLRLTHFNMSCAGRPSMPETIPDSVAEHIGTTAAARSLDLVAVSGTFNMIHPDVSVRTRGLRRLEVLAAACDAMGTDVITLCTGTRDPNDKWRRHPDNDTSAAWHDLCESMERALAIAETYDVTLAFEPEHANVVNTAQKGLRLLKTMRSAHLKVVFDPANLFKTAAPDERRRLVKEGLSLLGEHVVMAHAKDRRPDGSFCPAGLGVLDYEHYLRELRATGVDVPLVLHGLDEADVPDCLSFLRQHLETS; this is encoded by the coding sequence ATGACTGTCGGCATCTTTGCCAAAACGTTTGACCGGGAGACAGTCGAAGCGACCTTTGACGCTGTTCGGGCACAGGGGCTACGCCTCACCCACTTCAATATGTCTTGTGCCGGCCGGCCCTCTATGCCGGAAACCATTCCCGACTCGGTTGCCGAACACATCGGAACCACTGCGGCCGCCCGCTCTCTTGACCTTGTGGCTGTTTCCGGCACGTTTAACATGATTCATCCGGATGTATCGGTCCGCACACGAGGCCTCCGGCGCTTGGAGGTTCTAGCAGCTGCTTGTGACGCGATGGGGACGGACGTCATTACGCTCTGCACCGGCACCCGCGACCCAAACGACAAGTGGCGTCGTCATCCAGACAATGACACCTCCGCCGCCTGGCACGACCTCTGTGAAAGCATGGAGCGAGCCCTTGCAATCGCGGAGACGTACGACGTTACGCTTGCCTTTGAGCCCGAACATGCGAACGTGGTGAATACTGCCCAAAAGGGCCTGCGACTCCTTAAGACCATGCGCAGTGCGCACCTCAAGGTCGTCTTCGACCCAGCCAATCTCTTCAAAACGGCCGCTCCTGACGAACGACGGCGCCTCGTCAAAGAGGGCCTATCCCTCTTGGGTGAGCATGTGGTCATGGCTCACGCCAAAGACCGACGGCCCGATGGATCATTTTGCCCGGCCGGACTCGGCGTTCTGGATTACGAGCACTACCTTCGAGAGCTCCGTGCTACGGGTGTCGACGTGCCGCTCGTCTTGCATGGACTCGACGAAGCAGACGTGCCAGACTGTCTTTCCTTTCTACGGCAGCACCTGGAGACGAGCTAA
- a CDS encoding Gfo/Idh/MocA family oxidoreductase codes for MPDSVSSSLDSSLRIGVLGCGPVAQAAHFEACRKADNAELYALCDVANDLRERMAAVHQPQVQYGSYEDMLSDPSVDAVIVATADAFHVPAARQAVEAGKHVLVEKPLGTDLDACLDLRERVQMNDVVLQVGHMKRFDPGLEYARDFIGEQLGEMFAFKAWYADSSHRYDMTDATQPVIVQSDQARTPEDDPKADLAHYYMRAHGSHLFDTTQFLGGSIEAVRARHTNEAGPHCWFIDVAFTDGTLGHLDLTVAVRMDWHEGFEIYGEQGSVQGKTFNPWYFKASEVDCFSESDEQYHRPLGSDAHFYRRQVEGFANTILNGTPQQGTGIDDGIAVVRAMIATARSVDSEQWVDLNQVQGSL; via the coding sequence ATGCCCGACTCTGTCTCGTCCAGCCTGGACTCCTCGCTCCGAATTGGCGTCCTTGGCTGCGGGCCGGTTGCTCAGGCCGCCCACTTCGAAGCGTGTCGCAAGGCCGACAATGCCGAGCTCTACGCCCTGTGCGACGTAGCCAACGACCTCCGGGAGCGCATGGCTGCCGTACACCAGCCGCAGGTCCAGTATGGCTCCTACGAGGACATGCTGTCGGACCCATCGGTGGATGCTGTGATCGTCGCTACGGCAGATGCCTTCCACGTCCCCGCCGCCCGACAGGCCGTCGAGGCCGGGAAGCATGTGCTCGTTGAAAAGCCGTTGGGCACTGACCTCGATGCCTGCCTCGATCTCCGCGAACGCGTTCAGATGAACGACGTGGTCCTGCAGGTGGGCCACATGAAACGGTTTGACCCCGGTCTAGAGTACGCCCGCGACTTCATCGGAGAACAGTTGGGAGAGATGTTCGCCTTCAAGGCGTGGTATGCAGATAGCTCCCACCGCTACGACATGACCGACGCCACACAGCCGGTCATTGTGCAGAGCGATCAGGCCCGGACGCCGGAGGACGACCCGAAGGCCGATCTCGCGCACTACTACATGCGGGCCCACGGGAGCCACCTCTTCGATACAACCCAGTTTCTGGGAGGGTCGATCGAGGCCGTGCGGGCTCGTCATACGAACGAGGCCGGCCCGCACTGCTGGTTCATCGACGTCGCATTTACGGACGGCACCCTGGGCCACCTTGACCTCACGGTTGCTGTCCGCATGGACTGGCACGAGGGCTTTGAGATCTACGGCGAGCAGGGAAGCGTACAGGGGAAAACCTTCAACCCCTGGTACTTCAAAGCAAGCGAAGTCGACTGTTTCTCCGAGTCAGATGAACAATATCATCGTCCGTTAGGATCGGATGCCCACTTCTACCGCCGTCAGGTGGAGGGCTTTGCAAATACGATTCTGAACGGAACGCCCCAACAGGGGACTGGCATTGACGACGGAATTGCCGTTGTGCGGGCCATGATCGCCACCGCTCGGTCCGTAGACTCCGAACAATGGGTGGATCTCAACCAGGTACAGGGATCGTTGTAA